The segment GGCAGGATGGCCACACCCACCGCCGCCTCCACCATACGGCAGGCTGCCTCGAAGTTGCTGACCTGGATGCGCTGCTGCATGGGCCGGCCCAGGCCCTCGCAGATCTGCTGCAGGAAGGCGCGGATCGCGCTGCTCTCGGCCAGGCCGATGTGGTCGAAGTCCAGCGTGTCGGCAAAGCTCACGGCGCTCGCGCCGGCGAGCTTGTGGCCGCGCGGCAGCACCAGCACCAGACGGTCGCGCCGGTAGGGCAGCACCTGCAGGTTCTCGGTGCGCACCAGGCCGGCCACGATGCCGATGTCGGTCTGCCCCTCGGATACCGCACGCACGATGTCGTGGCTCAGGCGCTCCTGCAGGTCCACGTTCACGTCGGGGTGGGCCAGCAGGTAACGCCGCAGCACCGGCGGCAGGAACTCGCCCAGGGCCGTGGTGTTGGCGTGCACCCGCAGGTGGCCGCGGATGCCGCGCGCGTACTCCTGCAGGTCGGTGCGCAGGTGTTCCAGCTGGCCCAGCACCAGGCGCGCATGGTGCACAAAGGCCTGGCCCGGCGGCGTGAGCGTCACGCCCTGGGAACTGCGGTGCAGCAGCTTGACGCCCAGGCTTTCCTCGATGGCCTTGATGCGGGTGCTGGCGGCCGGGGCCGACATATGGGCTGCCTCGGCGCCCTTGGTCAGGCTGTCGGCTTCCGCGATGCGAACCATCAGGCGCAGGTCGACCAGGTCGAAGGGGATGGACATGAATGGCAGACAGTAAGCAGCAGATGCTGCAGGAAAGCCGGCTGATCGTTCAGCGGGCCGGAAACTGCCCAAATTATGCCTGCCAGCCCGAAAATTCGATTCGATACTTTTTGTTCGCAATTTATGCATATTTTCTTTATTAATGGGAGTGAAAGTATCAAATAAAGTGAGGGCATGGAAAAACCCCGCGCCCCAGCCACATCGCAGCCGAAAGCCGTGCTCTTCGATGCCTATGGCACCCTGTTCGACGTCTACAGCGTCGGCCTGGTGGCGGAGCAGCTGTTCCCGGGCCAGGGCCAGGCTCTGGGCCAGCTCTGGCGCGAGAAGCAGATCGAATACACGCGCCTGGTCACCACCAGCAACCATGGCGCGCACTACCAGCCCTTCTGGCAGCTCACGCAGGCCGGCCTGCGCTACGCCTGCAAGCGCCTGCAGCTCACGCTCACCCCCGAGGCCGAGCTGCAGCTGATGAACCAGTACCGCCACCTGAGCGCCTTCCCCGAGAACCGCGACGTGCTGCAGGCACTGAAGGCGCGCGGCATCACCACCGGCATCCTTTCCAACGGCGACCCCGAGATGCTGGGCATCGCCGTGCGCAGCGCGGGCCTGGAAGGCCTGCTGGACCACGTGATCAGCGTGGACGCCGTGCGCAAGTACAAGACCCACCCCGAGGCGTACGC is part of the Rhodoferax sp. BAB1 genome and harbors:
- a CDS encoding LysR substrate-binding domain-containing protein, whose product is MSIPFDLVDLRLMVRIAEADSLTKGAEAAHMSAPAASTRIKAIEESLGVKLLHRSSQGVTLTPPGQAFVHHARLVLGQLEHLRTDLQEYARGIRGHLRVHANTTALGEFLPPVLRRYLLAHPDVNVDLQERLSHDIVRAVSEGQTDIGIVAGLVRTENLQVLPYRRDRLVLVLPRGHKLAGASAVSFADTLDFDHIGLAESSAIRAFLQQICEGLGRPMQQRIQVSNFEAACRMVEAAVGVAILPGSAAHRHAQTMAIAIVPLADPWAERAMQIVVRSLDALPAYARELVDLLVEDARQE
- a CDS encoding haloacid dehalogenase type II, with the protein product MEKPRAPATSQPKAVLFDAYGTLFDVYSVGLVAEQLFPGQGQALGQLWREKQIEYTRLVTTSNHGAHYQPFWQLTQAGLRYACKRLQLTLTPEAELQLMNQYRHLSAFPENRDVLQALKARGITTGILSNGDPEMLGIAVRSAGLEGLLDHVISVDAVRKYKTHPEAYALGEQATGLRAAQIVFVSSNSWDALAATWYGYRTLWVNRYALPFEELGTQPTRTGNTLNDVLGFFPAE